The Macaca nemestrina isolate mMacNem1 chromosome 12, mMacNem.hap1, whole genome shotgun sequence genome contains a region encoding:
- the LOC105471549 gene encoding ETS homologous factor isoform X4, translated as MGLPARRGLVLLLRLVEILFKIMILEGGGVMNLNPGNNLLHQPPAWTDSYSTCNVSSGFFGGQWHEIHPQYWTKYQVWEWLQHLLDTNQLDASCIPFQEFDINGEHLCSMSLQEFTRAAGTAGQLLYSNLQHLKWNGQCSSDLFQSTHNVIVKTEQTDPSIMNTWKDENYLYDTNYGSTVDLLDSKTFCRAQISMTTTSHLPIESPDTKKEQDPPAKCHTKKHNPRGTHLWEFIRDILLNPDKNPGLIKWEDRSEGVFRFLKSEAVAQLWGKKKNNSSMTYEKLSRAMRYYYKREILERVDGRRLVYKFGKNARGWRENEN; from the exons ATCATGATTCTGGAAGGAGGTGGTGTAATGAATCTCAACCCCGGCAACAACCTCCTTCACCAGCCGCCAGCCTGGACAGACAGCTACTCCACGTGCAATG TTTCCAGCGGGTTTTTTGGAGGCCAGTGGCATGAAATTCATCCTCAGTACTGGACCAAGTACCAGGTGTGGGAGTGGCTCCAGCACCTCCTGGACACCAACCAGCTGGATGCCAGTTGTATCCCTTTCCAAGAGTTCGACATCAACGGCGAGCACCTCTGCAGCATGAGTTTGCAGGAGTTCACCCGAGCGGCAGGGACGGCGGGGCAGCTCCTCTACAGCAACTTGCAGCATCTTAAGTGGAACG GCCAGTGCAGTAGTGACCTGTTCCAGTCCACACACAATGTCATAGTCAAGACTGAACAAACTG ACCCTTCCATCATGAACACCTGGAAAGATGAGAACTATTTATATGACACCAACTATGGTAGCACAGTAG ATCTGTTGGACAGCAAAACTTTCTGCCGGGCTCAGATCTCCATGACAACCACCAGTCACCTTCCTATTG AGTCACCTGATACGAAAAAGGAGCAAGACCCCCCTGCCAAGTGCCACACCAAAAAGCACA ACCCGAGAGGGACTCACTTATGGGAATTCATCCGCGACATCCTCTTGAACCCAGACAAGAACCCAGGATTAATAAAATGGGAAGACCGATCTGAGGGCGTCTTCAGGTTCTTGAAATCAGAGGCAGTGGCTCAGCTATGGGGTAAAAAGAAGAACAACAGCAGCATGACTTATGAAAAGCTCAGCCGAGCTATGAG ATACTACTACAAAAGAGAAATTCTGGAGCGTGTGGATGGACGAAGACTGGTATATAAATTTGGGAAGAATGCCCGAGGATGGAGGGAAAATGAAAACTGA
- the LOC105471549 gene encoding ETS homologous factor isoform X2, with product MILEGGGVMNLNPGNNLLHQPPAWTDSYSTCNVSSGFFGGQWHEIHPQYWTKYQVWEWLQHLLDTNQLDASCIPFQEFDINGEHLCSMSLQEFTRAAGTAGQLLYSNLQHLKWNGQCSSDLFQSTHNVIVKTEQTDPSIMNTWKDENYLYDTNYGSTVDLLDSKTFCRAQISMTTTSHLPIESPDTKKEQDPPAKCHTKKHNPRGTHLWEFIRDILLNPDKNPGLIKWEDRSEGVFRFLKSEAVAQLWGKKKNNSSMTYEKLSRAMRYYYKREILERVDGRRLVYKFGKNARGWRENEN from the exons ATGATTCTGGAAGGAGGTGGTGTAATGAATCTCAACCCCGGCAACAACCTCCTTCACCAGCCGCCAGCCTGGACAGACAGCTACTCCACGTGCAATG TTTCCAGCGGGTTTTTTGGAGGCCAGTGGCATGAAATTCATCCTCAGTACTGGACCAAGTACCAGGTGTGGGAGTGGCTCCAGCACCTCCTGGACACCAACCAGCTGGATGCCAGTTGTATCCCTTTCCAAGAGTTCGACATCAACGGCGAGCACCTCTGCAGCATGAGTTTGCAGGAGTTCACCCGAGCGGCAGGGACGGCGGGGCAGCTCCTCTACAGCAACTTGCAGCATCTTAAGTGGAACG GCCAGTGCAGTAGTGACCTGTTCCAGTCCACACACAATGTCATAGTCAAGACTGAACAAACTG ACCCTTCCATCATGAACACCTGGAAAGATGAGAACTATTTATATGACACCAACTATGGTAGCACAGTAG ATCTGTTGGACAGCAAAACTTTCTGCCGGGCTCAGATCTCCATGACAACCACCAGTCACCTTCCTATTG AGTCACCTGATACGAAAAAGGAGCAAGACCCCCCTGCCAAGTGCCACACCAAAAAGCACA ACCCGAGAGGGACTCACTTATGGGAATTCATCCGCGACATCCTCTTGAACCCAGACAAGAACCCAGGATTAATAAAATGGGAAGACCGATCTGAGGGCGTCTTCAGGTTCTTGAAATCAGAGGCAGTGGCTCAGCTATGGGGTAAAAAGAAGAACAACAGCAGCATGACTTATGAAAAGCTCAGCCGAGCTATGAG ATACTACTACAAAAGAGAAATTCTGGAGCGTGTGGATGGACGAAGACTGGTATATAAATTTGGGAAGAATGCCCGAGGATGGAGGGAAAATGAAAACTGA
- the LOC105471549 gene encoding ETS homologous factor isoform X1: MILEGGGVMNLNPGNNLLHQPPAWTDSYSTCNVSSGFFGGQWHEIHPQYWTKYQVWEWLQHLLDTNQLDASCIPFQEFDINGEHLCSMSLQEFTRAAGTAGQLLYSNLQHLKWNGQCSSDLFQSTHNVIVKTEQTDPSIMNTWKDENYLYDTNYGSTVDLLDSKTFCRAQISMTTTSHLPIAESPDTKKEQDPPAKCHTKKHNPRGTHLWEFIRDILLNPDKNPGLIKWEDRSEGVFRFLKSEAVAQLWGKKKNNSSMTYEKLSRAMRYYYKREILERVDGRRLVYKFGKNARGWRENEN; the protein is encoded by the exons ATGATTCTGGAAGGAGGTGGTGTAATGAATCTCAACCCCGGCAACAACCTCCTTCACCAGCCGCCAGCCTGGACAGACAGCTACTCCACGTGCAATG TTTCCAGCGGGTTTTTTGGAGGCCAGTGGCATGAAATTCATCCTCAGTACTGGACCAAGTACCAGGTGTGGGAGTGGCTCCAGCACCTCCTGGACACCAACCAGCTGGATGCCAGTTGTATCCCTTTCCAAGAGTTCGACATCAACGGCGAGCACCTCTGCAGCATGAGTTTGCAGGAGTTCACCCGAGCGGCAGGGACGGCGGGGCAGCTCCTCTACAGCAACTTGCAGCATCTTAAGTGGAACG GCCAGTGCAGTAGTGACCTGTTCCAGTCCACACACAATGTCATAGTCAAGACTGAACAAACTG ACCCTTCCATCATGAACACCTGGAAAGATGAGAACTATTTATATGACACCAACTATGGTAGCACAGTAG ATCTGTTGGACAGCAAAACTTTCTGCCGGGCTCAGATCTCCATGACAACCACCAGTCACCTTCCTATTG CAGAGTCACCTGATACGAAAAAGGAGCAAGACCCCCCTGCCAAGTGCCACACCAAAAAGCACA ACCCGAGAGGGACTCACTTATGGGAATTCATCCGCGACATCCTCTTGAACCCAGACAAGAACCCAGGATTAATAAAATGGGAAGACCGATCTGAGGGCGTCTTCAGGTTCTTGAAATCAGAGGCAGTGGCTCAGCTATGGGGTAAAAAGAAGAACAACAGCAGCATGACTTATGAAAAGCTCAGCCGAGCTATGAG ATACTACTACAAAAGAGAAATTCTGGAGCGTGTGGATGGACGAAGACTGGTATATAAATTTGGGAAGAATGCCCGAGGATGGAGGGAAAATGAAAACTGA
- the LOC105471549 gene encoding ETS homologous factor isoform X3, which yields MGLPARRGLVLLLRLVEILFKIMILEGGGVMNLNPGNNLLHQPPAWTDSYSTCNVSSGFFGGQWHEIHPQYWTKYQVWEWLQHLLDTNQLDASCIPFQEFDINGEHLCSMSLQEFTRAAGTAGQLLYSNLQHLKWNGQCSSDLFQSTHNVIVKTEQTDPSIMNTWKDENYLYDTNYGSTVDLLDSKTFCRAQISMTTTSHLPIAESPDTKKEQDPPAKCHTKKHNPRGTHLWEFIRDILLNPDKNPGLIKWEDRSEGVFRFLKSEAVAQLWGKKKNNSSMTYEKLSRAMRYYYKREILERVDGRRLVYKFGKNARGWRENEN from the exons ATCATGATTCTGGAAGGAGGTGGTGTAATGAATCTCAACCCCGGCAACAACCTCCTTCACCAGCCGCCAGCCTGGACAGACAGCTACTCCACGTGCAATG TTTCCAGCGGGTTTTTTGGAGGCCAGTGGCATGAAATTCATCCTCAGTACTGGACCAAGTACCAGGTGTGGGAGTGGCTCCAGCACCTCCTGGACACCAACCAGCTGGATGCCAGTTGTATCCCTTTCCAAGAGTTCGACATCAACGGCGAGCACCTCTGCAGCATGAGTTTGCAGGAGTTCACCCGAGCGGCAGGGACGGCGGGGCAGCTCCTCTACAGCAACTTGCAGCATCTTAAGTGGAACG GCCAGTGCAGTAGTGACCTGTTCCAGTCCACACACAATGTCATAGTCAAGACTGAACAAACTG ACCCTTCCATCATGAACACCTGGAAAGATGAGAACTATTTATATGACACCAACTATGGTAGCACAGTAG ATCTGTTGGACAGCAAAACTTTCTGCCGGGCTCAGATCTCCATGACAACCACCAGTCACCTTCCTATTG CAGAGTCACCTGATACGAAAAAGGAGCAAGACCCCCCTGCCAAGTGCCACACCAAAAAGCACA ACCCGAGAGGGACTCACTTATGGGAATTCATCCGCGACATCCTCTTGAACCCAGACAAGAACCCAGGATTAATAAAATGGGAAGACCGATCTGAGGGCGTCTTCAGGTTCTTGAAATCAGAGGCAGTGGCTCAGCTATGGGGTAAAAAGAAGAACAACAGCAGCATGACTTATGAAAAGCTCAGCCGAGCTATGAG ATACTACTACAAAAGAGAAATTCTGGAGCGTGTGGATGGACGAAGACTGGTATATAAATTTGGGAAGAATGCCCGAGGATGGAGGGAAAATGAAAACTGA